The following are from one region of the Nicotiana tomentosiformis chromosome 7, ASM39032v3, whole genome shotgun sequence genome:
- the LOC104084957 gene encoding G-type lectin S-receptor-like serine/threonine-protein kinase At2g19130: MDNKNNSFLLLSLLYLCFSLKTHLSLGADTISANQSLSGDQTISSSDGNFVLGFFKPGNSSNYYIGIWYKKVTEQTPVWVANRETPVSDKNSAELKILNGNLVLVNGSNTSIWSTNISSSKSNSVVAFLRDDGNLILRDGSNSTPPLWQSFDIPGNTWLPGSKLSYNKITNRKQLLTSWKSLEDPSPGLFSLELDPNGSQYIIRWNRTEQYWTSGPWNGQIFSGVPEMRSNFIYNFSYEDKPNESYFTYSVNNASIISRFIMDVSGQIKQLNWLDNSDQWNLFWSQPRSQCEVYAYCGPFATCRENLRPFCNCLDGFKHSSEADWTQNDYSRGCERKTKLQCGNANGEKDGFWMYTQMKVPKQFQLVAAGSAEECQSTCLNNCNCTAYAYDNSCSVWKSELLDMQQFSQNEGKGETIFVRLAASEIPKSKSKKGIGIGVSLGSAAAVVVLLGILFVVFQRWRRHIVGSGKSVEGSLVAFGYKDLQHATTNFSEKLGGGGFGSVFKGKLSDSSVIAVKRLDSINQGEKQFRTEVSTIGTIQHVNLVRLRGFCSEGNKKLLVYDYMENGSLDSHLFTEKQSDVMDWKTRYQVALGTARGLTYLHEKCRDCIIHCDIKPENILLDAQLCPKVADFGLAKLVGRDFSRVLTTMRGTRGYLAPEWISGVAITAKADVYSYGMMLLEIVSGRRNSEQSQDGKVKFFPSWAARVLADEGDILSLLDYRLDRVADAEEVSRICKVACWCIQDDELQRPSMGQVVQILEGVLEVNLPPIPRSLQVYADNDEHIVFFTESSSSQTSSQAQSKTSSATSQSKSTTESMNSRS; this comes from the coding sequence ATGGACAACAAAAACAATTCTTTTTTACTCCTTTCTTTGCTGTACTTATGCTTCTCTCTCAAAACCCATCTTTCCTTAGGAGCTGACACCATCTCTGCAAATCAATCCCTCTCTGGAGACCAAACAATTTCCTCTTCAGATGGGAACTTTGTGCTAGGCTTCTTCAAACCAGGTAATAGTTCCAACTATTACATAGGCATATGGTACAAAAAAGTGACCGAACAAACTCCTGTTTGGGTTGCAAACAGGGAAACACCAGTTTCTGATAAAAACTCTGCAGAGCTAAAAATCTTGAATGGTAATTTGGTACTGGTTAATGGATCCAATACTTCAATTTGGTCCACAAATATTAGTTCCAGCAAGTCCAATTCTGTGGTAGCATTTCTCCGGGATGATGGTAATTTAATCTTGAGAGATGGGTCTAATTCAACACCACCACTTTGGCAAAGTTTTGATATCCCTGGCAATACTTGGTTGCCTGGTTCTAAACTTTCTTACAACAAAATTACCAATAGAAAGCAGCTTCTTACTTCATGGAAGAGCTTGGAAGATCCTTCACCTGGGTTGTTTTCTCTTGAGCTGGATCCAAATGGTAGCCAGTATATTATAAGGTGGAATAGAACTGAGCAATACTGGACCAGTGGACCATGGAATGGCCAAATTTTCAGCGGGGTGCCTGAAATGAGGTCCAACTTCATTTACAATTTTAGCTATGAGGACAAGCCGAATGAAAGCTATTTTACATATTCTGTTAATAATGCTTCTATCATTTCAAGATTCATTATGGATGTCTCTGGACAGATTAAGCAACTCAATTGGTTGGATAATTCAGATCAGTGGAATCTGTTCTGGTCTCAACCAAGATCACAATGTGAAGTTTATGCTTATTGCGGGCCATTTGCTACCTGTCGAGAGAACTTGCGGCCCTTTTGTAATTGCTTGGATGGTTTCAAGCACAGTTCAGAGGCTGATTGGACTCAAAATGATTATTCTAGAGGCTGTGAGAGGAAAACGAAGTTGCAATGTGGCAACGCTAATGGGGAGAAAGATGGATTTTGGATGTATACCCAGATGAAAGTACCCAAACAATTTCAGCTTGTTGCTGCCGGGAGTGCTGAAGAATGTCAATCAACCTGCTTGAATAATTGCAATTGCACTGCTTATGCTTATGACAATTCGTGCTCAGTTTGGAAGAGCGAGCTCTTGGATATGCAGCAATTCTCACAAAATGAGGGTAAGGGCGAGACAATCTTTGTCAGATTAGCTGCATCTGAGATCCCAAAATCCAAGAGTAAAAAGGGAATTGGAATTGGTGTTTCTCTGGGGTCTGCTGCTGCCGTAGTGGTCCTTTTAGGCATTCTTTTTGTTGTATTCCAGAGATGGCGTAGGCATATTGTTGGAAGTGGAAAATCAGTGGAGGGTTCATTGGTGGCATTTGGTTACAAAGACTTGCAACATGCTACCACAAATTTCTCAGAGAAGTTAGGGGGTGGAGGTTTTGGTTCTGTTTTCAAAGGGAAACTATCTGATTCATCTGTTATTGCGGTTAAGAGGCTCGATAGCATCAACCAGGGAGAGAAGCAATTTCGAACAGAAGTCAGCACAATCGGGACAATCCAACATGTTAATCTTGTACGCCTTCGTGGATTTTGCTCTGAAGGTAACAAGAAGCTGCTGGTTTATGATTACATGGAAAATGGTTCCTTGGATTCACATCTTTTTACCGAGAAGCAGTCAGATGTTATGGATTGGAAAACAAGGTACCAGGTGGCGCTGGGGACAGCTAGAGGCTTGACTTATCTCCATGAGAAGTGCAGGGACTGCATTATACACTGTGACATAAAGCCTGAAAACATCCTTCTTGATGCACAACTATGCCCCAAAGTAGCAGATTTTGGCCTGGCAAAGCTTGTTGGGCGCGACTTTAGCAGAGTGCTTACTACTATGAGAGGAACAAGAGGTTATCTTGCACCTGAATGGATATCAGGGGTGGCCATTACAGCCAAAGCTGATGTTTATAGCTATGGCATGATGCTTTTGGAAATCGTATCAGggaggcgaaactcggagcagtCTCAAGATGGAAAAGTGAAATTCTTCCCTAGTTGGGCTGCACGTGTATTAGCTGATGAAGGCGACATTCTTAGCCTATTGGACTATAGGCTGGACAGAGTTGCTGACGCTGAGGAGGTGTCAAGAATCTGTAAAGTTGCATGTTGGTGTATCCAAGATGATGAATTACAAAGGCCCTCGATGGGGCAGGTGGTTCAGATTCTTGAAGGAGTTTTGGAGGTGAATTTGCCTCCTATCCCACGCTCTCTTCAAGTTTATGCAGACAACGATGAGCACATAGTGTTCTTCACTGAGTCATCCTCGAGCCAGACTAGTTCACAAGCTCAGAGCAAGACTTCAAGTGCAACATCTCAATCCAAAAGCACCACAGAGTCTATGAATTCCAGGTCTTGA